AGCTGCAAATTGAGTGCAAAAACCTACACTTATTCATAAAAAAAAGGAGTAGATAAAGTAATACTACTTGGATACGCAAAATTAGCACGATTACCTCAGGTAAGAACACCATGACACAATATATTTTTGAAAACCGAAATTTTTAACTACAGGAAAGTTATAATACAACACAAACAGCTTGGAAATGAACACAACTCAAAAGAACATTTTAAGTGCCTAAAATAGAGAGATCTCCTTAAGCACGACACACAGAATACCATcaaataaaaaatgaaaaatgaaatcCACCAACCGCGATTAGCAAGAAATATCATAAGTCTAAAGATCAACAACAGGAAAACCTAAGTTCACGACTTCACGAAAACCACAAACCCAAAGTCAATAAATAAAACTTAAAATCCATACATCATCTACGGGGCATTCCCCGCCTTCAGTTTTTATCGGTCGGATCATCAGGATGCAAGGCCGCGAGGTCATGTACATAGTCTTCAAAAGTGTGCCCCGTGACATCGAACCCCGCTCCTTGCATGCGCGTAACACAGTGCCCATAGCCATCCCCGAGAGCGTTCGCGATATCCTCGACCCCTTTCTCAACCTCCGCCTTCAAAGCGGTATTCTCGTCAACAATAAGCTTATACAATGAATTCGTCCCGTCAACTTGACGCTCTAAGGCCTCACATTTGACTCTCAGACTGTCGCGCTCCTTCTCAGCATCGCGAAGCTTTTGCTCGAGCTCCGACACCTTCGCATCCATTGATTGGCCCTTAACATCCATCTCACTTTCTTTCTTTGACAATGTGGTGTTCTCATTAACCAAATCAACCGACCTTTTCTCTAAATCCGAATAATTCGCCCCAAGCGTCTTCTTCTCTGCCTTAAGGGCGGTCACCTCAGCTTCCAACTTTGCTCGAGCCTCATCGCTTCCACCAACCCAAAATTCTTCCACAATATGCATGAAATCAGCGAGAAACTGTCACAATTCAAAATTAAAGCAATAAAAAATGAGCAGATAGATACGAAACAACAAAACTCAACAAGACAATATATCGAGGAAAAATTAACATACCCTTCCAGCTCGGTTCTTACATCGATCCGCTAGATCCTCTCGACGACGTCCATCGAAAGCAACCGCATCTTGAGGAAGATGAAAAAGGTTAAAAACCCTCAGCGGCACAGTGGTCCCCCGTCCAACGTTCACTGGGTTGAACCTCGACCCTCACAACCTCCTTCTTGGATCGAGGATCGATGGTAGGAACCATTGTCGCCCTGTTGCCAACCAATGTGATGGTTTTGTTCACTCCACCAACCGGCACGCTCGCCTCACCAAACCCACCATCTCCAAAATTTTCCTCTTCTACCTCCCGACGACCCCTCTTGCGAGGATTCAGGTCAGCCGGCTCCACATCCGACACAGCTTTCCCGGGATCTTCTACAACTTTATTTCCTTGGTCATCCAATAACTCGATCGACACAGAATGCCCAGCTCTCGACGGGCCGGAGGGGGCACCATCGACACCCTTCCTCGATGCTCGCTTAACAAGCAACAACATAGCCTTGTTCATCTCCCCTTTAACCCCGCTGTTCAGAATCTTTTCCAAAGAAGCTCCAACCACTAatacaaaacaaaataaaagaaGGTTCAGCACGAGTAATATTAATGCAAGAAACAACAGTTAAAAAAGAGAGAGAAGGAAGTAGTACAACAATAAATAAGAGATAACAGGTAAAACGAATCATTGGAAATCCCCCCTTACAATCATGCATTTCTAAAAAACCAGGTTCCTTTAATTGAAGATGAGTATACACCGATGTCAATCCATGAAACCCGTTCAAATATTTCACATCACACTTCTCGAGATTATTCAAGTAGTCGATAGTAAGCTGACTTACTTTCCCACACGGTTTCGCAAATTCTAAATCTGGTCCCCCAAAATACAATCACTTGGAGTGATACCCCGAGTTAGAGGACCTAACACTCACGATCTTAATCATTTTGTAAGGACAGTCGAAATAAACCTGTCCATCGTGATACCTAACAGCATAAATTGAGAAGAAAAGCTTAAACGAAGGAATCAAGTTTCTATCACAACAGAGAGCGACGAACCCACTAAGCTGTGCGAGGGAATTGGGCGTCAACTGACTAACCCCGCAACCAATGGCCCCGCAACCAATGGCCTCGAACATTGCCAAGAAAAATGGATGCATAGGTAGCCGAAGCCCGAATTGAAAAAGTATTATGGGTATCCCGTGCATCCCATATTCCGGCATCATCCACACCCTCTCATCAGCCGTCGACACTCGATAACGATAACCATTCGATAAATCCATGTATGATTTCAACTTACTTAATGGAGGATCCTTGGTAATATAATAACTTAAATAATTCAAACTCGACTTATCCCCAAACTCCTATATACCCGCACGAAGACTATCCTCAACAACTCGACGCCTCCTTTCTAACGTTTGAGGGCTCAAAGGGGGCGAGGGAAGGGGTCATGTAGGAATACCCCTCAAGAATTCATCTTCGTTCATAAAATCAAAAGACCC
This sequence is a window from Apium graveolens cultivar Ventura chromosome 9, ASM990537v1, whole genome shotgun sequence. Protein-coding genes within it:
- the LOC141687245 gene encoding uncharacterized protein LOC141687245, encoding MHIVEEFWVGGSDEARAKLEAEVTALKAEKKTLGANYSDLEKRSVDLVNENTTLSKKESEMDVKGQSMDAKVSELEQKLRDAEKERDSLRVKCEALERQVDGTNSLYKLIVDENTALKAEVEKGVEDIANALGDGYGHCVTRMQGAGFDVTGHTFEDYVHDLAALHPDDPTDKN